ATGGGGAAGATGCGGCATGCCTCCTCTCTCATGGGGTGGTAGAATTGTGGGTCGAAGAGATTTAAAAACTTGTGCTAAAGGAATATGTGGCTTGAGTGGAGAAGATTATGATGCATTTGTCAATATATTTGAAGGAGGCTCTCTTTTGTATTCTAACATGAGTTTTGAGGCACTCTTAAATGTGAGAAAGCAACTTGAAGAATTGGGGTTTCCAGGCAAAGCTGTGAATGATAGTCTATGGCTGCAGGTTTGAAAGATATTTGTTTTTACATAATTTCATCTATGAGTCATTAGTTGACACAGTTCTGATTCTGAAGAAGTTATAATACATATGAGAATAGTCGTAGAATAATTTTAAAGGAATAAAAAGCTCGAAACTAAAATAAAAGCCATCATAATGACTCGAGTCATAGTCCTGTCATTGTGAAGTTATTTGCAGCAAAGTTCTAGTGTATATTGCTTTCTCTTTTTAATTTGGTTGTGTGTTTATCTTGAAGCTACCTGAATTTTACTCTTTTATAATAATATCACCTCAATTTCAATGttccaaaaaatatttttgattgACAAATCTAGTCTTTTTTTCTGAGAATTATGGATAGAAAGTGTATTTATAAAACTAATCCTGTATCTATACACTATTTCAAAATCATTTGGCATTTTTATGTATGTCTTGTGCAATTTTGTTTTAAACAGTTTATTTTCTTTTATTGGCTAAGTCACAATTTCATCTGGTAACCTTTTCTTGTATTGATCAGTCAATTCAATCATATATGTAAAATGTAATACTGTTTTTGATTGATACCTGAAGCCTTAAATGTTTGCCACAATGCAGAAATTAACATTGCGACATTTTTTTCAGCTTAAATCCAGTTTTTCACTCTTAAGTATAATGTTTTGTTCTTTTCCTGTGTGTCCGTGTTACTCTTGGTTTTTCTAGATGCTTCTGAGCCAGCGGGTACTAGAGATTGGTGCAGACACTTGCAAAAATTGTTGCCTTGTGAGCATGGCCTGTGCATGTAGGCAGCCGTATGGATTTTCACGTGGCATTCCTGCCTCAGGTTATTACATACAAGAGCATGACCAGCATATATCATCAAGCAATATAGGAAATCTGTATGTCACTGATTCTGCTCAAGGTGAAGGCAGTGGGCTTTTTAGGCCTGTAAGGGTGCACGTAAATAGAGGAGGGCCAAATGATGGGCTAGCTGGTATTGGGCGTGGAACTACGTTCGTACCAGCAGCTGCCTGGCCACCAACACGCTTTGTGTTTTCTCGAGTTCCTTTTGGTGTGGGTAACCGTAACTGCCAGCAAACTCTTGGTAATGATGATTCAGATAATAGAGCAGATAACAATGCAGATGTGGTTGGGGATGGGTTGACAGCTTTAGTTGGGCTCAGCCAAGGAGTGAGCAGCATGTCCAGTGTTCATGGGGAGCAAACAGAGAGAGGCTATGAAACAGATTTGCACGGCAGACTGGTCGGTCATTCAGTTTCTGCTTCTACAACCCCTGAGATTTCTGTGCAGATGTTAGATTCGCCAGAGCAGGCCATTGGAGTTGAGTGGGAGAATGCGAATAGCTCGATATCGTTGGATATGAAAACTCCTTTTAGTCATTTTCCTCCCTTTCGCTTTTCGTAAGTTATTTGTTTTGCGTGGCATACTTACTGATTTATTAGCTGGCATCCTCTATCAGATTAATATTATAGCTTATGATCCATAAAGCATTGTCTGTCATAGATATTTTGTTAGAAAATCTGGTACAGAATATGTATATACTAGTTTCCCTGTAATGTTCAGAAGAGTTGGTTGTAACAATGTGTTTTAAAGATAAACCAGACCACAAATTCACTTGTCAAGTGCTGGATTTTGGGTGATTTGTCCATTTCCCTCTATCATTATTTTATAAATTGCAACTTATATGCCTATGCTGTGAAACCATGACACCACTAGTTTCAACTCCATTTCTCAAGTATCTAATTTTTTAATTCTCTTTAGCGCATGACATTAATTTGTTCGGCGGACAATAAAATTGGATTGAGTATTCATTTTGATCACATCGTAGTCTATTATGAGTTCTAGCAGACTGTCATCATGTACCACTGTGCTAGAAAGAAGCTATTAAAAGATCTAAAAGTTGTTTAATGGTGCTACAGGGTCGAATTTGATGATGTACACAGGCTTAATGATGGCCAAGTGAAACACTCCCCAGAAGTTTTCTATGCTGGTTCCCTATGGAAGGTATGTAAACAGAGTTGGTTAGGTTGCATTTATTATTTTAGAAGCTGTGTTCCTGTTTCTAAAGCTTTAGTTTCCTTGTTGAGTAATCTTTTTTGTTGAATCGAGTAGGTTAGTGTTCAGGCTTTTAATGATGAAGACCCCCAAGGAAGACGAACCCTTGGTAAATTTTATTTATAGATTTGGCATTTGACATGAAACTGTATATAATGTTTGTTCGGTCAAAGAAAATGTGTGACCTGTATGCTTATAATTTCAGGACTGTTTCTTCATCGGCGGAAGGCAGAGATCATTGATCCTCTTAGGAAGGTTAGAGTACGTcgatgactcaatatagtcaTTGGATAAAACTTATCTATAGTACCTTTATTGACATAGGTATATTGATGAAGTTTATAACAGTAATGCATTCATGATGTTAATTCATCTTATCTACGTATATTTTACATTCATATTAATTGAGAATGAGATTGCCAATTCAATTTTGTTGCACTGCAATTTTGTGCAATTATGTGTGACCTGCTAGCAAATATGTACACCATAAATTCCATCTTAGAGATCTATAATTTAGGTGCAAGCTGTAGTTTTCCTCCTCTCTTCATATAAGTATACTGTTCATGAGTTGTGTAGTTTAATTTGTTTGGTTTTCGTCATGTTGTTCACTGGTCTGATTACTAGCAAAAGCTTACATAAGCTTCAAACATATAATATGAAATAGTGCAACTGTTCGAAGAACCTTTTATTCAGGCATCCTTTAATCTCTAGTTTGCGGATGCGTGTTGTACAGGTTCATATTTATGTCGATACTCGTGAAAAGGTTACTGCTCGTTATCAGGTAATGAAGTTAATATTGAAATGCTCAACTAGTCTTCTTTTACTGAGAATTAACGGTCACTAAAGAAAATGTCTTTCTGGTTTTTTTTACATTCTTCCTTATAATCCAGCTGATTTGTCCATCCAAAAGAGAAGTGATGGTTTTTGGAAGCTTAAAACAGAGTGGAACGCTTCTACCTAAAGCTCCAAAAGGATGGGGCTGGCGTACTGCTTTGTTGTTCGACGAGCTAAGTGATCTTCTGCAAAATGGGGCTTTACGAATAGCCGCGATCGTGCAGCTCATTTGACTTAAAACTACGTGGATCAGAGTGCTTTGCATTTCTTTGTTTGTTAGTCTGACCGAACTATTGCATTACTTTTTATTATGCTAACCTCTAATGGATTCTGGGCATCGCCAAGTCTGTCGATGAAAGATAGAAAGCGTCACTAATTCATACTATCTTTGTATCATCAGGTTCATAACTGCAGCTGTAAAAGGTACATAATATATATTAATGCAACCACATTCACAAAGACTTCGTTAATTAAAATGGcctaaaattataaatttttgcGTTTATGTGTTCATGGgcaaataataaaaaaattctatTTATTATTACCAAACCGAAGTGTTAGAGAATGACCTTTTTACGgtatcttatattattctaacacttCCCCTCACTCGAAAGTGCATTTATAGGTCAAAGATTTATAGGTCAAAGAGTACATCACGGGCGCCCATCTTTGGAACATAAATTTGTCTTTCGTGTCCCTCATAAATTGGAAGAAATATTGGCGGTGGCAGGATCGAACCTGAGTCCTCTGCCAGCCTGAACTATGATATCATGTTGAGTAATTAGCTAATCCAAAACTtatgttgagtaaccagctcgtctaaaaccttaaggtgttagaggatGGTCTCGATAGAATCATATATTTAATACTTtccctcactcgaaagcccatttatgggtcgtAAAGTGGAACACCGGCGCCCATTTTTGGGGCATTAATTGCCTTTAGTGTTCACATTAAATTGTGAGAATGTTGGGGGTGGCTGGGAATCGAATTTTAGTTCTTCCGccagcctaagctctgataccatgtgaagaaaccagttactctaaaatctcaaggtgttagagaaagagaatgaaCTTTTTCAAgatcttatattattttaacaaaGAGCATGGGTCCGTAACCGCCAGTTCGGATTCGGTTTCGGTTCAAAAATCCCCGTTCGGTAATAATCGGTTCAGTTTCGGTTATAAAACCGGATGAAATTAAAATTAGAAAATgaaaatacaattataaataaaaatatatacttaattcaaaatttatttcaacattttaagttttacccaataTACCAAATTTACACAGACTTGGTTGAGAGATAAGAAACATGAACTCCAAATATATCAGCAATAGTCCTCCTGATACATTTTTTTACAAAAAAGGTGACAAACAAGTCCTCCTGATTGATACTTTAATGAGATTGATACTTTAATGAAAAGTGATAGAAACAAGATACACTATATTGATACATTTATACTTGGTTAACAGTGAAAACTCATATATCTGGGTAAACAAAACAAAGTTCTGCGTAGTAAATTTAGATCTTAGGCCAAATGAATTAATTCTGGTTCGAATGATAAAATCTTAGTTATTTAAAATAGTTTAAGAATTCATAagatttatataaattatatataaataatatatttatttaattatttaaatattcggTTCGGTTCGATTTTTTCGGTTCGTTTTTAATCAATAATCGGAACCGGAACCATGAAGTCGGTTCGGTTTTCAATTTTTCGATTTCGGATTCGGCTCATTTTTTTGGGATCGGTTTTTTCCGATTTTTAGTAATTTCAGCTCGATTtctattttatttcattttttgcTGGGCCCTAACTTTGGAgtacaaaaatagataaataacGCGATCACTCATCATAAACAAGCCATAGGCATCCATGAAAGAACAAACTCATTAAATAGCTCAATTTCCAAAGCTTATTTAATGAGGTGCGTTGAAATAGATAAATATTTGCAATAAGGAGCATTGGAATTAGCAAATGGTGCAGTTTTATGGCTTGAAAACCGCGAGGACCTCTTTCCCAGCTCATTGCAATTTGCAcgtaatatattttaataatgatTTAAACTTGTACTCCCTCCCGTTCATATTTATacaatttttttttgtatttcATTCAATTTTATACTCCCTCTATTTTCTTTTATATGAGGTTTAACTATTGTGCACACACTTTTAAGTGTTTTGACCacatagttaaaataataatttttaaattttttttttgtgaataaaaatatataactaaaattttaattcagaaaaaaaaaattaaaaattattattttaaatatgtgGTCAATGAATTTAGAAATCTGTACACAAAAATCAAACGACATATAAGAAAATCAGAGGGagtatattttaaaatatatgaaaaatgataaaattttataaatataaaaactaacTACATCCATTTATAATCATTATTTTTCTCCACTACACCCACTTTATATATttaagtattatttatatttataataattataaattcataaatatataagaaaatatattagaatagGTAGATTTTAACCGAATTTTTTCGGGTTTTTAACCGGGTCGGTCCAAAGACCGGGCCAGGTCAAAACACGGACTTTTAACCGGGCCGGGTTGGACTTGCCCAAAAATATAAGGCCCGTCGAGACCCTAAGCCCAGGGCGGGTTTGACCGGGTTTTGACCAAATCAGGGCGACAGACTTTCGGGACCGGATTTTTGTGCATCTCTACCGGGGACACATAATTCAAAACTCAAAAactaaattaattaaaataacaTAAACTTACAAATTTCAGTACTTATTATGTATTCACCAGCACAAATTAGAAAAATTCTTATTAATGAATAACGGTGGGTAATCAACTGAAAATATTCGTATTATTGCATTCTTCATTATTTAAACTTAAACTTATTGTAAAATTCGAAAATTATTTGTCTCAAAAATATTGGTTCCATTCAGCTTATTATTATCTCACGACTATTTTTTGGATGTTTTATCTGACATGTTTAACTAGGAAAGGAAATAAACCTGCACTTCGCGACGGTGTTATGAATTCTTTTATAAATTATGATATGAGCTTATATTATAATTTTGTAAAAAATTAGTTTGGACTGTCTCTGTCAAATACAATATTCCTAAAAAAAATAGaatttagataaaaattagtTTGAGCCGTACTGCCGTCAAATATAATactaataaaaatttattatagTTTAGATGAAATTTAGTTTGTGTGGTTCTCCCGTCAAACACATTACTAATAAAAAActtataatttagataaaaaaatAGTTTGAGCCGCCCTTTCATGAAACACAATACaactaaaaaattataataatttagataaaaattagtTTAGGCCGTCATCCTGTCAAACACAATAATagtaaaaaattattataattaatgaTTTAGATAAAATTTAGTTTTATTTGTTCTCCGTTCAAATacaatattaataaaatattattataatttaataaaaattaatttgattcGCTCTCCCGTCAAACACAATTCGGGCAGTGCGAAGACGGAGAGAGCGAGCGTAGCGAATTATTTGGTGATCTACAGAAGGAAATACACAGTAAAAAACCCGGGGATAATCCATTTGTACATGCGAAAGATGAATAAGATATTGTCATAACTCATAAATTATGATTCTTCTTCTCTCTCTATTTATTAGaatatttttaaacttttttATAAGTTCAAACTCCTATTCTATATAAATTCGAAAACCTATTATATTATACTTCTAAAATGAAGTATAATTTGTTTTAGCATTTAAAATTTAAAGAAAATGAGAAAAATAGAATCAGACGATATTAGAGCGTCAACTAACCTCCCGCGTATCCTCCTTTATATATACATATGTGTGTGTGATTGTATAATTTATGAGTGATCAATGAGCCTAGTCTAGTAGTAATTTTGTCCTGAAGAATGTCATTTATCTTTTTGagaaaaaagagagaaaataatGTCATGTATCAATGAATACATTCATGGGTCGTTTGATTCACAAGATAATATAGGTTTGGAATAATAAATCAGGTTAAGATGGTATAAAGTTGAAGAATTATTTCTGATATCATGTGTTTGTTTCAATATTGgaataaaatttatttaatttagaTATTTTTATTCATTAATTGCATCAAATTTTTATATAATGCATATGTCGAATTTAAGTTATTATACAACTTACAAAAAAAATATAAGtgattaaaaatttaaaattttaaaataatttataaatttaaaacaaataaaatattactaattaatattaaaataataataagcaCATCTTATTTAAGATTAAATAACGTGATATTTAAGATATATGATTTTAGATTGTATTTGACTTtataattaaatgaattaacaAAATTTAACTTGATACCTTATACTTAGACCTGGCAAAATGGATCTGAatccgaaaaaccgaaccgaaatataTGGATACGAGATTCGATCCGAAATCCGAATTACATAACCcgataattatccaaaacctaaATTAAATCAATTCGAAAATTACCCGAACCGAAAATTTAACCGAAAATGATCCGACATACCCGATTATAAACTGGAACCGAACAAAACCGATTCATATAA
This genomic interval from Apium graveolens cultivar Ventura chromosome 8, ASM990537v1, whole genome shotgun sequence contains the following:
- the LOC141677090 gene encoding uncharacterized protein LOC141677090 isoform X2, yielding METPTATHFPRHHQHPPFRQQQQLSENDDCNLTSLCDHIQLQGFNNGSFSDVVIHAMGSTYHLHRLILSRSSYFRNMLHGPWREANAPVLSLHVDDNNVNGEAIATALAYLYGHHPKLNDNNAYRVLAAASFLDLQDLCAICTDFIISELWTSNFLAYQVFAESQDYGIHGERVRSACWGYLCQSGAMELREVLPKLSSQTLHALLTSDELWVPSEEKRFELALYTLVAKGAPCKTEHSEEGSSNPEMGPQTNFEYQKSKGKNVISDSSSVILESDMGRLRVKDQLEGESTPANNFVEVPNSVMDSRSVLHEPNKQLQQAAACTRSTLEARSQCNSERTSSRNSFSYTSEMRSNCAYLEVPTSVRANLLGSDGVAVEGPSEEVSCYQLNNNSWLTEEQRPCSAMNSSCEGIMSNEWGRCGMPPLSWGGRIVGRRDLKTCAKGICGLSGEDYDAFVNIFEGGSLLYSNMSFEALLNVRKQLEELGFPGKAVNDSLWLQMLLSQRVLEIGADTCKNCCLVSMACACRQPYGFSRGIPASGYYIQEHDQHISSSNIGNLYVTDSAQGEGSGLFRPVRVHVNRGGPNDGLAGIGRGTTFVPAAAWPPTRFVFSRVPFGVGNRNCQQTLGNDDSDNRADNNADVVGDGLTALVGLSQGVSSMSSVHGEQTERGYETDLHGRLVGHSVSASTTPEISVQMLDSPEQAIGVEWENANSSISLDMKTPFSHFPPFRFSVEFDDVHRLNDGQVKHSPEVFYAGSLWKVSVQAFNDEDPQGRRTLGLFLHRRKAEIIDPLRKVHIYVDTREKVTARYQLICPSKREVMVFGSLKQSGTLLPKAPKGWGWRTALLFDELSDLLQNGALRIAAIVQLI
- the LOC141677090 gene encoding uncharacterized protein LOC141677090 isoform X1, encoding METPTATHFPRHHQHPPFRQQQQLSENDDCNLTSLCDHIQLQGFNNGSFSDVVIHAMGSTYHLHRLILSRSSYFRNMLHGPWREANAPVLSLHVDDNNVNGEAIATALAYLYGHHPKLNDNNAYRVLAAASFLDLQDLCAICTDFIISELWTSNFLAYQVFAESQDYGIHGERVRSACWGYLCQSGAMELREVLPKLSSQTLHALLTSDELWVPSEEKRFELALYTLVAKGAPCKTEHSEEGSSNPEMGPQTNFEYQKSKGKNVISDSSSVILESDMGRLRVKDQLEGESTPANNFVEVPNSVMDSRSVLHEPNKQLQQAAACTRSTLEARSQCNSERTSSRNSFSYTSEMRSNCAYLEVPTSVRANLLGSDGVAVEGPSEEVSCYQLNNNSWLTEEQRPCSAMNSSCEGIMSNEWGRCGMPPLSWGGRIVGRRDLKTCAKGICGLSGEDYDAFVNIFEGGSLLYSNMSFEALLNVRKQLEELGFPGKAVNDSLWLQMLLSQRVLEIGADTCKNCCLVSMACACRQPYGFSRGIPASGYYIQEHDQHISSSNIGNLYVTDSAQGEGSGLFRPVRVHVNRGGPNDGLAGIGRGTTFVPAAAWPPTRFVFSRVPFGVGNRNCQQTLGNDDSDNRADNNADVVGDGLTALVGLSQGVSSMSSVHGEQTERGYETDLHGRLVGHSVSASTTPEISVQMLDSPEQAIGVEWENANSSISLDMKTPFSHFPPFRFSVEFDDVHRLNDGQVKHSPEVFYAGSLWKVSVQAFNDEDPQGRRTLGLFLHRRKAEIIDPLRKVRVHIYVDTREKVTARYQLICPSKREVMVFGSLKQSGTLLPKAPKGWGWRTALLFDELSDLLQNGALRIAAIVQLI